A DNA window from Candidatus Eisenbacteria bacterium contains the following coding sequences:
- a CDS encoding 4Fe-4S dicluster domain-containing protein → MTSAPAGPNVSWFDTHDAPQRRDLETCIHCGLCLTACPTYRTLKLEPDSPRGRLYLMRGLAEGTIEPDDQVLHHLDQCLDCRACETVCPAGVPYGHLLEQTRGQLERRARRIGPLRWLGRLALEQLLPHRGRMIWVAEALRIGQRAPFAALMRSPLARRVLPRFATQGFDMTPAIAPRAERRLARVEARLSARARMERRDDALVFHPAGTARMHVAYFKTCVMDTFFSLTSQDTVR, encoded by the coding sequence GTGACTTCCGCACCGGCCGGCCCGAACGTGTCGTGGTTCGACACCCATGACGCACCGCAGCGGCGCGACCTCGAGACCTGCATTCATTGCGGGCTATGCCTCACCGCATGCCCCACCTATCGCACGCTCAAGCTCGAGCCCGACTCGCCGCGCGGGCGCCTCTACCTGATGCGCGGTCTCGCCGAGGGCACGATCGAGCCCGACGACCAGGTGCTGCATCACCTCGACCAGTGCCTCGATTGTCGCGCGTGCGAAACCGTGTGCCCGGCCGGCGTGCCGTACGGTCATCTGCTCGAGCAGACGCGCGGGCAGCTCGAACGGCGCGCGCGCCGCATCGGTCCGCTGCGATGGCTCGGGCGCCTGGCGCTCGAGCAGCTGCTGCCGCATCGCGGCCGCATGATCTGGGTGGCCGAGGCGTTGCGCATCGGCCAGCGCGCCCCGTTCGCCGCCCTGATGCGCTCGCCACTGGCGCGTCGAGTCCTGCCGCGCTTCGCCACGCAGGGCTTCGACATGACGCCTGCGATCGCACCGCGCGCCGAACGCCGGCTGGCGCGCGTCGAAGCGCGGCTGTCGGCCCGCGCCCGCATGGAGCGTCGCGACGATGCGCTGGTCTTTCACCCCGCCGGCACCGCGCGGATGCACGTCGCCTACTTCAAGACCTGCGTGATGGACACGTTCTTCTCGCTCACGAGCCAGGACACGGTACGGC